The Ascaphus truei isolate aAscTru1 chromosome 20, aAscTru1.hap1, whole genome shotgun sequence genome includes the window cagaacatacaaagggtctttctcctgtgtgaattttcTGATGTGCAACAAGATTAGAGTTATTTGCaaagcatttcccacattcagaacatacaaagggTCTTTCTCCTGTATGAATTCTCTGATGTACAACAAGAGTAAAGTTATTTgtgaaacatttcccacattcagaacatacaaagggtctttctcctgtgtgaattttctgatgtgtaacaagatgagagttctgggtaaaacatttaccacattcagaacatacaaatggtctttcttctgtgtgaattctctgatgtgcaACAAGAACAAAGTTATTTgtgaaacatttcccacattcagaacatacaaaggatctttctcctgtgtgaattttcTGATGTGTAACAAGATTAGAGTTatgggtaaaacatttcccacattcagaacatacaaatggtctttctcctgtgtgaattttctgatgtgtaacaagattagagttcttggtaaaacatttcccacattcagaacatacaaatggtctttctcctgtgtgaattttcTGATGTGTAACAAGATTAGAGTTATGGGTAAAACATTtaccacattcagaacatacaaatggtctttctcctgtgtgaattttcTGATGTGCAACAAGAGCAAAGTTATTTgtgaaacatttcccacattcagaacatacaaagggTCTTTCTCCTGTATGAATTCTCTGATGTATAACAAGAGCAAAGTTATTTgtgaaacatttcccacattcagaacatacaaagggtctttctcctgtgtgtaTTCTTTGATGTGTAACAAGAGCAGAGTTACATgtgaaacatttcccacattcagaacatacaaatgttttttcttttactgACAAGTTCTTGGGAACGTTCCCTGGATTCATGTTTCCTTTGTTACACGTTGTAATAGGAGTAGATGCATAGTCTGTCCCTGTATGTTCTCTGATAGTATAAATGTGGGAGTCTGGGAGATTTCCTTCTTCCTGAGAGGTTGATTCCTTAATCATAATGCTCACAGTTTCTCTCAGACTCTGGTTTGGTAAATCCTGACTAATGTGATTTGCTCCATGATACATTTGGGTAACGCTGTTATCTTCTATTACACAATCTGGTGAACGGAGCAAAATGTGATATCCTTCAGGGGAATTCCTGCTCACGAATCCATCAGCTGGGGAAAAACATTTGagtaaagaaatacaataacGTCGGACACAAAAATGATTCTCAAACATCAGATTTAGTTTAAGATTGTAAAGAGACAGGATACACATGGTAAGATGTGTAACAAATCAGGCATTCAGTAAATGTTTCCAATTAGAAGTGCAGAAAAGCTTTCAAAATTGCAATAAACTtaatgagacagagagagacagagagacacacagagagacagagagagagagagagagagagagagagagagagagagagagagagagaaaatcagGAAGCGTGTGTACCACATACATTTCCCCTTTATTATGGGAAAGGTAAAGTTACAAAAGGACATTAGAAATTATTGATAGATATACTAATTTGTGACAAGTTTCCTTTTTTTATAATGAAATATGCTATATAATGATTGTTCCTAGAGCATCCACCACTAAAGTGTTTATTACTCACCAGTGCTGATATCTGTAGGACTTTCCTTCTCCTTATACTGCTGGTGACCCCTTATATATGGCTCTTCTCCGCGCTCAATCATTGATACAATCTCAGGCGTCACATTGACACATCCTGTATATGTCAGGGGAGacacgtacagtatatatttaaagTGTTTGCACCATAGAAAATTGTTATTCCCGTTATCTGCTGTAttgttatgtcacgtgtattactgccgtgcAGTGCTATGTACAGGGATatcgctatataaagatatacattcagTTCCTGTAGTTTTGGAAGTCAaattacttttatatatatatatatatatatatatatatatatatatatatatatatatatatatcatcttatTTGGCATAATTAGGGTAATATTTTCTTACCAAGAGACCAGAGAGCCTGGTAATTCTCCATCATCACATCCTTGTAAAGTTCCTTCTGTTCTTCTGTTAAATAATCCCACTCGTCCTTGGAGAAGTAAATTGCAACTTTATCAAACTCAACTGGTTCCTGAAACAGAGAATTCTCcaattgttgttgtttgtttgtcagCAGGAACAAAATCATCAGAGCAGCTGCTGGCATTTCTGAGAGCctcttagggctgttctatacagcatgcggccgcacGTTCCTATGtcaacgcgcgtgcacgtgccgcatgcttttcctgtctatagagccgggagctgtaggtaatgtatatgtgtgtatatgtgtgtgtatatgtgtgtatgtgagtgtgtatatgtgtgtgcatgggttgtgtgagtgaaagtaagtcctagataggttttttaaagaaaaaaaaaaagctgtgtgtgctgtgcacgcgcatagtaagtgaaacttctttgacttgtgtcacagaaattgtgtttgtgatgttttaattaaaaatcaaaatacaatttctttgacaaaacgcaaataaatttggacttagaatgtgcgtgctcggcacacatcccctgtattagctatttgcactaagcgtgaattcctcgtgcgtgtgactgtgtgactgtgtgtgtgtgcgtgtgactgtgtgtgtgtgtgactgtgtgtgtgtgcgtgtgactgtgtgtgtgggtgcgtgtgactgtgtgtgtgtgcgtgtgactgtgtgtgtgtgcgtgtgactgtgtagtgtgcgcgtgtgactgtgtgtgtgtgactgtgtgtgtgcgtgtgtgatgtatgcgcacccatcctgcaccttgcatatgcccctgcacctcgcatatgcccctgcacctcgcatcacccccctgcacctcgcatcacccccctgcacctcgcatccccccctgcacctcgcatcacccccctgcacctcgcatcaccctcctacacctcgcatcacccccctgcacctcgcatcacccccctgcacctcgcatcaaccccctgcacctcgcatcaaccccctgcacctcacatcatctccctgcacctcacatcacccccctgcacctcacatcacctccctgcaccttacatcatctccctgcacctcacatcacccccctgcacctcacatcacccccctgcacctcacatcacctccctgcaccttacattacccccctgcacctcacatcacctccctgcacctcacatcacccccctccacctcacatcacccccccacctcacatcaccccccctgcatctcacatcacccccccacctcacatcaccccccttcacctcctcacatcacccccccttcacctcctcacatcaccctccttcacctcctcacatcaccccccttcacctcctcacatcaccctccttcacctcctcacatcaccccccttcacctcctcacctgcacctcccctcaccccctgcacctccgatcaccccctgcacctgcgagcacggcggcagagcagtgtggtaggaggagggatgggcacagGTTGTGTTGCCCCGCAGTGCCGGGGATCAGGTCAGGGAGGACGGCACATATGGCGAGGAGGCCCATGTGAGTGtgacggccccccccccccccggggaagaacaccatgatgccggtgggggggtgtggggggaggaatagagggggtaattggggggagaggggtggaggaagGTTGAGACGCAGCCGCACCGGGCCCGCCGTAtgcggggaacggcggccgttatgagcagcgccggcggctatcgtcaccgcatgtcagcggctgtgtgggggggtgcggtggccattaggagcggcgccgccgcatctgatttgtggagcgggtgtgatgtcagtgttggggtcgggctgagccagaacacagcccggcctcaactgccagcactgacgtcacatccgtttagtttctgtctccacaatccatttttgccccatcacgaatgaggtgccactaaagaagtttcacttcaaaaaaagtttaataaatatatatatttttttgtgcaatcatttacccccacacacacacacatccatacaaacacacatccacgcatacacacatccacacacataaatacatttagGTAGTGTCACGAAAAGAtgattttcttcatcttcgccgctgcctGTCGGCTCCCCGTGCGCGCGGCACTATAGAACATGCCTTACTGTTCAATAAAGTGTCTTGTGGCATCACTCAGACTCTGCAATCAGTACATAGTGTATTCCCTGCTATATTACATTATCTGTCCTACTATTAGGGGAGTATCTGCTACAGTATGTTACTAAACAGTTATAATGTGAGGCTAAAATATAAAGTAGTATCAACAACAGAATCAGTCTGTATAAAAGTTTATAATTACTACATAATGATCCGTTGTAAGTTGCAcataaaacatgaaaaaatagTTTACAGAGAAAAATGAATagaaatataacaaatataaaacGGCACAATTTCTGTGCACTTTTGTCTTCTCGTTTTGCATTTTTGATGCTAATTTGTACATTGCTGATAAAATTATCCCGTTCATTTATTTATGTGAAACATCCATCATTTTGTACTTACTGGGAGATTATAGTAGGAAAGTATTGTCAATTATTGGTTACCTAAAGGCCATTAAAATTGACTGAAATCATCCATCAACCTAGTTTTTTATCTGTTGATTCTTCTACCGATAAAGTCAATATGTTTGGAAATTTCAAATGTTTCTCCAAAATCATGTTATTATATGTTGTACAAATCAGATCTCCGAGTAAACGCTGAATAATATTTAATTTGCAACAAAATGTATATAACATTGACACTATATTGTACGGCAGGAAAattaacatacaaaaaaaatgaacaagttaacgTAATTACTACAAGTTACTTAACAGTCGCGCGAAATAAAGCGCAATATAAATACAACATCATAGTATGAATTGTATAAATTGATATATATTTAGCTAAATACTCACCATCTGGACCTGGTTCTGGAGCTGGAAGACAAAGGGACATGTTGTAGAAAGATGATCACAAACAGACTGATAAGAACTGTATCAGCTGTAAAGAGACTAATATACAGAAACACGGCCATTGGAACTGATCCACTATGAGGATAGTATTATTCCTGTAGCACTATCTTGAACAGTTCTTTATCCCAAGGAGGTAACATGGTAAGTGGGGTTTACAATACCCCTTAGGGCTgtttatatacagcatgcggccccgcgtgcctatgcgaacacgcatgcacgtgccgca containing:
- the LOC142471222 gene encoding uncharacterized protein LOC142471222, with the protein product MEPVEFDKVAIYFSKDEWDYLTEEQKELYKDVMMENYQALWSLGCVNVTPEIVSMIERGEEPYIRGHQQYKEKESPTDISTADGFVSRNSPEGYHILLRSPDCVIEDNSVTQMYHGANHISQDLPNQSLRETVSIMIKESTSQEEGNLPDSHIYTIREHTGTDYASTPITTCNKGNMNPGNVPKNLSVKEKTFVCSECGKCFTCNSALVTHQRIHTGERPFVCSECGKCFTNNFALVIHQRIHTGERPFVCSECGKCFTNNFALVAHQKIHTGERPFVCSECGKCFTHNSNLVTHQKIHTGERPFVCSECGKCFTKNSNLVTHQKIHTGERPFVCSECGKCFTHNSNLVTHQKIHTGERSFVCSECGKCFTNNFVLVAHQRIHTEERPFVCSECGKCFTQNSHLVTHQKIHTGERPFVCSECGKCFTNNFTLVVHQRIHTGERPFVCSECGKCFANNSNLVAHQKIHTGERPFVCSECGKCFTQNSHLVIHQRIHTGERPFVCSECGKCFIYNSNLVVHQKIHTGERPFVCSECGKCFANNSNLVAHQKSHTGERPFVCSECGKCFIYNSNLVSHQKIHTGERPFVCSECGKCFTRNSTLVTHQRSHTGEKRCFL